In the genome of Streptomyces sp. Q6, the window TACGAGCCCACCCCGACCACCGCCTGGTCGTGGGACGACTACTTCGCCGGCCACCCCGTCGACGAGTAGCCCCGGTGCTCGCCGCGTTCTTCGTGCTCGCCGCGCTCCTCGGTCTGTTCGGCCTCGTCGTGGTCGACATCCGCACCGTGCCCCCGATCACCGGCACCTGCGCCTTCATCGTCACCCTCGCCGCGCTCGCCGTGGCCATCTACCGGTAGGACCCTGCCTTGACTGTCGTCACCCTCGGCGGCTGCACCGTCGGAATCTGCATCCTCATCCACCACCTCATCCAGTGGTGGCCCGGCCGCAAGGCCCTCATGAAGGACCCCGCCCGCCAGGCAGGCGAGTTGGCCCCGTTCCTGCTCGCGTGGGCCTACGGGGCGCTCACCATCCTCGGCGTCGGCGGACTCATCGGCTGGGCCGCCAAGACCACGCTGTGGATCTCCAACTGGCTCGGCGACGTCGCCCTCGTCTGGGGCGTCGGCGGCACCACAGGGACCCACGGCGCCGCGCCCACCTACCTGCCGCTCACCCAGGCCGGGGGCGCCGTCGTCCTCGTCCTCACCGTCGCCATGGTCGCCGCCGCGAAGAAGTCCCGGTGGGGCTACGCCATCAAGCGCGGCGCCTGGTGCGGAATCTGCCTCGGCACGAGCGCGGGCATCGCCGGATTCGCCGCGGCCCCGCTCGCCATCGGCACCAACTGGCTCGGCACCACGATCTTCGGAGCCATGCAGTGAGCCAGGACGACGACGAGCCCGAAGAGGAGCGCGAGACAAGCCGGTTGGCCGGCGGATGCGTACTCGCCGCCCTCGGCGCCGGAGCCCTGGCGGTCGTCTTCGCCGTCTCGACAGAGGCCGGGATCCTCGCCGTCTGGCTCGCCGCCACCGCCGCGGTGTGGTGGGCAGCCCGCCGCCGCATGTCCGATTCGTCCTCCCCTCCCCCGCCCCCTCCCGCAGACGACGTTTACGCAGCTCATAGCGACGAAATCGCCCGGGTCCAGAAGGGGCCGGGGGAGGGGTTGTTGATCTTGTACCCGAAGCGCGACGACATGGAGAACGACCAATGATCCACAGCCTGTTGAAGATCCTCCGCGCCGCCCCCACCTACTGCGGCAAGTGCGGCTGGTGGGTCGAAGGATGCCCCCACCAGAACTGACTACGAGAGGATGACCCCATGACCGACGACCTGGCGCAGTGGCTCGGCGAGCAGCTCGACGTGGACGCGGCGCACGCCGTCGCTGCGGCCGAGGAGGCACCGGGTGCGGAGTGGCGGTATGACGGGCAGTACGTCGTGGCCGTCGCCGAGCGGGACATGGTGGCGGTCGGCTCGCAGGACTTCATGGACCCGAAGGTCGGCGAGCACATCGCCGCCCATGATCCGGCGCGCGTGCTGCGCGAGATCGACGCCAAGCGGCAGATGCTCACCCTGCACGCCGCGACAGGTGGGCACGAGTGCTCGACGCGGGACGAGCGCGGCGACATCGACCACTGCACCTGGGTCATGGAGTCCGAGGCGTGCCCGACGCTGCGCCTGCTCGCCCTGCCCTACGCGGACCGGCCCGGCTACCGCGAGGAGTGGCGGCCGTGACCATCACCATCAGGCTCGTCGGCGGCCCCGACGACGGCCGCACCATGACGATCATGGACAACGAGCCCCCGCCGCTCTACCTGATCCCCCAGCCGCCCCCGCTCACCGACCTCTGGGCCGACCCTCTTGCCCCACCAGCCCCGATCCCGGTCGCGCAGTACGAGCTGATGCACGAGAACGGGTGGCCCCGCCGCGAGGACGACGGCACCTACCTCTACGGCCACCGTCCCACCCCGGCCGCGCCGGGCGCACGCCACGCCCTGGAGGAGAGCCGCAGGGCGGCGCAGACCGCCGAGGAGCAACGCACCGCCGAGCTGGACGCGACGTGGTCCGAGATCCGCAAGGAACGCCCCCAGTACCCCGAGGACTGGCGCGAACTCGGGCGGCCGTAGCTTCGGTTACTCCGCGCGCATCGCCACGATGAACAGAACCTCCCGCGCATCAAGATCACTTGGGATCGGAACGGCATGCCCGTTCACGCAGGCGAGCGACACGGGAACGCTGTCGTCACCGAGATCGCCGCTGACCCTGTGCGAGTGAGTGGCGGCGCAGGCGGGACACTGCACGACGACGTAGTCGGCTCCGTAAGTGATCGGTCCATGAACGGTGATCTCGACGTAGGCCATGCGGCGATCCTCGCGCAGATCGCAGTGCAGGAGTAGGCCATAACGCACCATGGAGGCATGGAGTCACAGCTTCTGCGCCCCGGCTACCTCACCGCCCACCAGACCGCCACCGCCCTCGGCATCGGCCTCGACAGCGTCCGCAAACTTGTCGAGCGCGGCCACCTCACCCCGGCCCCCGGCAGCACCCCGCGGCAGCGCTGGTTCGCCCTCGCCGACGTCCATGCCTACGCCACCAACCGCCACACCCGCGCCGCTGCTTGACGCGCAGGTCAGCCCAGTGTCACGATCTCGGTGAACAACTGTGCCCCCAGACGGCACCACAGACGCACGACGAAGCCCCCGCACCGGTCCCCCCGGCGGGGGCTTCGTCGTGTCACAGCCCCATCACACCGCCCTCACGCCGCCCCCACGTCCCGGATGATGCAGCTTCCACTGCGCACCACTGGGGGGACCATGAGCCAGCCGTACACGCCCGCACCACCCGCCTGGACACCACAGCCGCCGCCCCGCTTCAACTGGGCACGCTGGGCGCTGTGGACGGCCTTAGCCGCCGTCCTCGCCTTCGCCCTCGCCGGCGGCCTCGGCTACCTCCTCCGCGACGACAGCAGCACCAGCGCCGACCCAGCCGCCTGCAAGGCCGCCATGCGCGCCGACTTCAAGCGCGCGGCCGCCGCCGGCAGCAACGCCACCCCGAGCGACAGGCCCGCCGAGTGCGCAGGCGTCGACGACGCCACCGTGCAGCGCTACGCCACCGAGATCGTCACCGAGCAGCTCGGAGACATCGAGCCGTAGGAGGTGGCGCCCGTGGCCGGCATCCGCAACGGGCGCCCCTACCGCCGCCTGTGCGCCTGGCAGAAGGCGCTCGGCCTGCCCTGCTGGATCTGCGGCCACAACATCCCGACCGACGTCGACGGCCGGACTCACCCGCTGGCGTTCACCCTCGACCACGAGCAGCCACTGTCCCGGGGCGGCAACCTCCTCGACCCGGCCAACGCCCGCAGCGCGCACCGCAAGTGCAACAGCGCCCGCGGCAACCGGCCGACCGTGAAGCGACCGAAGCGACCCGCACTGAGGTGGTGAACACATGAGCACAGTCGAAATCGGCACCCTCGTCCTCGCGTCAGCCGCAGTGGCCCTGGTCGCGTTGGCGGCCCGGTGGCAGCGGCAGGCAGCCGAGATGCAGAGGCAGGCAGCCGAGATTCAGGCGAACCTGCGCCGAGGACGTCGGTGACGCACGATGCTGTACGTCATCACCGGCCCGCCAGCCGCGGGCAAGTCGTCGTGGATCGAGTCGCATGCCAAGCCCACCGACATCGTGATCGACCTCGACCGCATCACGCTCGCGCTCACCGGGCCTGGCGCACCGCAGTGGAACCAGGACGCGACCGTCGTCCGCGTCGCCCAGCGCGCCCGCTACGCAGCCATCGACGAGGCCGTGAAGCACCGCGACAAGGTCGACGTCTACCTCATCCACACCAGGCCCAAGGCCAAGGCGCTCGCGCAGTACAAGAGGCTGGACGCACGCATCGTGGCAGTCGACCCGGGCCGCGACGTGGTCATGAAGCGCATCGACGCGATGCGATCACCAGAGATGAAGCGCGTCGCCACCGCCTGGTACAACGACCGCCGACGGCGCGCAGAGCAGACCGTCACCCAGTCACCGCTGCGCTGGTAACGCAAAGCCACCGGGGGTGTCGGCGCCCGGCGGGAGGCGACCGCGCGGACCCGAACCGCACTGTGGATCATCGTCTGGGCGGGGAGAGTGGATCAAAACTTCAGGGCTCTCCTGGGCGACCCAAACGCCCTTCTCGCCCGATTTTTTACACGGGGCCTGTACTCGCTAATCCGCTGGCCTCAACGCCAGCGATTTAGTGGCCGCTCCTAATCCGCCGAAGCCGACGCCAGCGATTTAGCGCGGTGACTATGCGTGACCGGCGGAGGTGATCATGGCGACGAACGTCGAAGCGACCGCCGCCGAGATTGAGCACCTGCGCGTCGGTGACACGGCGCCCGGCCTGGCCCAACTCGCCCTGACACTCGCTGCGGTGATGGACGGCAAGGACGGGGCGACGGCCAAGGCGAACGCGGGCCGTGAGCTGCGCGCCGCACTGGAGGGCCTGCGCAAGGTGGCCCCCGTGGCCGACCAGGACGACAGGGTCGACCAGCTGTCGCAGAAGCGGGAGGAACGCCGTGTCCGAGCCCGCCGCGCCTGACCCTGACTACGGCGTACAGACGCCCCGCCTGTTCACCGCCCCGCCCAACTACCTGTCCTCGGCGGGGCAGGAGGCTGTCGAGCTGGCGGCGATGGCGGGCTTGGACCTGTTCCCGTGGCAGCAGAGCGTCCTCGACGTGGGGATGCGGGAGCGTGCCGACGGCAACTGGACCGCGTTCGAGATCGCCGTCAACGTTGCCCGGCAGAACGGCAAGGGCGGGATCATCGAAGCGCGGGAGCTGGCCGGGCTGTTCCTGCTGAAGGAGCGGCTGATCATCCACTCGGCGCACGAGTTCAAGACCAGCCGCGTCGCGTTCCAGAGGATCCAGTCCCTCATCCTCGGGTGCCCTGACCTGCGCAAACGCGTGAAGCGGATGTTGTGTAACACCACCGAGACGTCGATCACGCTGACCACCGGCGAGAGCTTGCAGTTCATCGCGCGCTCGGGCGGCTCGGGCCGTGGCTGGACCGGGGACTGCAACATCCTCGACGAGGACATGATCCTCGGCGATGACGCCATGGGCGCGCTCATGCCGACCATGTCCGCCGTCCCGAACCCGCAGCTCTGGTACCTGGGCAGCGCCGGCATCGGCGCGCCGTCCGTGCAGCTGGCCCGCCTGCGGCGCCGCGCGCTGGCCGCGTTGGAGGCTGGCGTCCCGGACCCGTCGCTGGCGTACTTCGAGTGGTCGATCGATCCGCACGTGGACGAGTGCCCGACCGGCTGCACCGACCACGACGACCCCGATGACCTGGCGTCGTGGGCCAAGGCGAACCCGTCGCTGGGCTACCTGATCACTCCGGAGTTCGTGCGCAACGAGCGGGCGTCCCTCGGCTCGTCGGGCATCTTCGAGCGGGAGCGGCTCGGTGTCGGCCAGTACCCGTCGGACGAGGCCGACACGTGGCAGGTCATCGGCGAGGAGGCGTGGCGGGCCCTGGCGGTCGCTGACGCGAAGCGCAGCGGCACGGTGTCGTTCTCCATCGACATGACCCCGGAGCGGTCGCACGCGGCGATCTGCGCCGCCTTCCCCTGGCGCGGCGGCGTCCACGTCACGGTTGTCGAGCACCGGCCCGGGGCGGGATGGATCGTTGAGCGGGCCAAGGAGCTGCACGCCAAGTGGAACCCGCGGTGCTGGGTGATCGACCCGGCCAGTCCGGCAGCGTCGCTCATCGGCGCCCTGGAGGACGCAGACGACGGGCTGGGCGTTGAGGTGGTCAAGCCCACGGGCCGGGACATGGCGGCGGCCTGCGGCCAGTTCTACGACGCGGTTTCCGCGCAGGAGCTGACGCACTTCGACGATGCGCCGCTCGCGTCCGCCCTGGCGGGCGCGCAGCAGCGGCCGCTCGGTGATGCGTGGGCGTGGGCCCGTCGGGGCGTGTCCGTGGACATCAGCCCGCTGGTCGCGGCGACCCTCGCCAAGTGGGGGCTCGGCGCTGA includes:
- a CDS encoding HNH endonuclease; its protein translation is MAGIRNGRPYRRLCAWQKALGLPCWICGHNIPTDVDGRTHPLAFTLDHEQPLSRGGNLLDPANARSAHRKCNSARGNRPTVKRPKRPALRW
- a CDS encoding terminase; amino-acid sequence: MSEPAAPDPDYGVQTPRLFTAPPNYLSSAGQEAVELAAMAGLDLFPWQQSVLDVGMRERADGNWTAFEIAVNVARQNGKGGIIEARELAGLFLLKERLIIHSAHEFKTSRVAFQRIQSLILGCPDLRKRVKRMLCNTTETSITLTTGESLQFIARSGGSGRGWTGDCNILDEDMILGDDAMGALMPTMSAVPNPQLWYLGSAGIGAPSVQLARLRRRALAALEAGVPDPSLAYFEWSIDPHVDECPTGCTDHDDPDDLASWAKANPSLGYLITPEFVRNERASLGSSGIFERERLGVGQYPSDEADTWQVIGEEAWRALAVADAKRSGTVSFSIDMTPERSHAAICAAFPWRGGVHVTVVEHRPGAGWIVERAKELHAKWNPRCWVIDPASPAASLIGALEDADDGLGVEVVKPTGRDMAAACGQFYDAVSAQELTHFDDAPLASALAGAQQRPLGDAWAWARRGVSVDISPLVAATLAKWGLGAEVEEEGAPNLW
- a CDS encoding AAA family ATPase — translated: MLYVITGPPAAGKSSWIESHAKPTDIVIDLDRITLALTGPGAPQWNQDATVVRVAQRARYAAIDEAVKHRDKVDVYLIHTRPKAKALAQYKRLDARIVAVDPGRDVVMKRIDAMRSPEMKRVATAWYNDRRRRAEQTVTQSPLRW
- a CDS encoding DUF6221 family protein, encoding MTDDLAQWLGEQLDVDAAHAVAAAEEAPGAEWRYDGQYVVAVAERDMVAVGSQDFMDPKVGEHIAAHDPARVLREIDAKRQMLTLHAATGGHECSTRDERGDIDHCTWVMESEACPTLRLLALPYADRPGYREEWRP